The Hymenobacter oligotrophus genome has a window encoding:
- a CDS encoding group I truncated hemoglobin yields MLLLGATLSTSLTACGEQEKAPEPTLYERMGKVDGISKLVDNFMANVVAECASPNSVLLRSHTAFLADVSAGNDARRLAFRNNLIDQLGQISGGPLVYRGKNMVAAHIGMKITNAEFDAVAAELTKAMNTQQIKPADQEQLLGLLGAMRGDVVGK; encoded by the coding sequence ATGCTGCTGCTTGGTGCTACCCTAAGCACCAGCCTTACCGCGTGTGGCGAGCAGGAAAAAGCGCCCGAGCCCACTCTGTACGAACGCATGGGCAAGGTCGACGGCATCAGCAAGCTCGTCGACAACTTTATGGCCAATGTGGTGGCCGAGTGCGCCTCGCCCAACTCGGTGCTGCTGCGCAGCCACACCGCTTTTCTGGCCGATGTTAGCGCCGGCAACGACGCCCGCCGCCTGGCTTTCCGCAACAACCTGATCGACCAGCTGGGCCAAATTTCGGGCGGGCCGTTGGTGTACCGCGGCAAAAACATGGTGGCCGCGCACATCGGCATGAAGATTACGAACGCCGAATTCGATGCCGTGGCTGCTGAGCTTACCAAAGCCATGAACACGCAGCAGATTAAGCCCGCCGACCAGGAGCAGCTGCTGGGCCTGCTGGGCGCCATGCGCGGCGATGTGGTAGGAAAATAA
- a CDS encoding heavy-metal-associated domain-containing protein, with translation MRHSASKRLLVWALALAPVLALLAWANWQTPNLHDYVPPVTVTRLQYQPGPAEPAAVLEQVPGVTSCAANPAAGIAVVMHQPEQVSPQQLAAALQRAGVRATALPRPPAMVLTGPQCPVPPSYLLALERLRFALNFRRFFVEV, from the coding sequence ATGCGTCATTCCGCATCCAAACGCCTGTTGGTTTGGGCACTAGCGCTGGCACCCGTGCTGGCGTTGCTGGCCTGGGCCAACTGGCAAACCCCGAACCTACACGACTACGTGCCGCCCGTAACGGTGACGCGCCTGCAGTACCAGCCGGGCCCGGCCGAGCCGGCCGCCGTGCTGGAGCAGGTGCCCGGCGTAACGAGCTGCGCTGCCAACCCAGCCGCAGGCATTGCGGTGGTAATGCACCAGCCCGAGCAGGTGTCGCCGCAGCAACTGGCGGCGGCCCTGCAGCGTGCCGGCGTGCGGGCTACGGCCCTGCCGCGCCCGCCCGCCATGGTGCTTACCGGGCCGCAATGCCCGGTGCCGCCCTCGTACCTGCTGGCGCTGGAGCGGCTGCGCTTTGCGCTCAACTTCCGCCGCTTTTTCGTGGAGGTGTAG
- a CDS encoding heme-binding domain-containing protein gives MRRYALLLMMALTGCAYDNVEELAGPKVPCTTPEQVSYSLNVSPLLDRNCRSCHASALRSGNFNMDDFNELQTRARSGLLMHVVNHDPGYPQMPQGGAKLSECDLALLQKWVNAGAPNN, from the coding sequence ATGCGCCGATACGCTTTACTCCTGATGATGGCCCTAACGGGCTGCGCCTACGACAACGTGGAGGAACTTGCCGGCCCCAAGGTGCCCTGCACCACGCCCGAGCAAGTTTCGTATTCGCTCAACGTGTCGCCGCTGCTCGACCGCAACTGCCGCTCGTGCCACGCGTCGGCGCTGCGCTCGGGCAACTTCAACATGGACGATTTCAACGAGCTGCAAACCCGCGCGCGCAGCGGCCTGCTGATGCACGTGGTAAACCACGACCCGGGCTATCCGCAAATGCCGCAGGGCGGTGCCAAGCTCTCCGAGTGCGACTTGGCCTTGCTGCAGAAGTGGGTTAACGCCGGCGCTCCGAATAACTAG
- a CDS encoding YceI family protein: MSFFSTSILEDIEARSEQSAALIDLQSGQVAFVIPIKSFQFKRTLMQEHFNENYMESEKYPKATFKGQLHNLDRDALAKGQSQQVQVEGDLFIHGVTKRVQVQGALELQKGNLLVHAFFSVAPADYGIEIPLLVRENIARIVSIKLVASCESVSQISAAKP; the protein is encoded by the coding sequence GTGTCTTTCTTCTCCACGAGTATTCTGGAAGACATTGAGGCCCGCTCGGAGCAATCCGCGGCGCTTATCGATTTGCAAAGCGGGCAGGTGGCTTTCGTCATCCCGATCAAGTCGTTTCAGTTTAAGCGCACCCTCATGCAGGAGCACTTCAACGAGAACTACATGGAATCGGAGAAGTACCCGAAAGCCACGTTCAAAGGCCAGCTCCACAACCTCGACCGCGACGCCCTGGCCAAAGGCCAGTCGCAGCAAGTGCAGGTAGAAGGCGACTTGTTTATCCACGGCGTAACCAAGCGCGTGCAGGTGCAAGGCGCGCTCGAGCTGCAAAAAGGCAACCTGCTGGTGCACGCCTTTTTTAGCGTAGCCCCGGCCGATTACGGCATCGAGATACCCTTGCTCGTGCGCGAAAACATTGCCCGCATCGTGAGCATCAAGCTGGTGGCCTCCTGCGAGTCGGTGTCGCAGATATCGGCTGCCAAACCCTAA
- a CDS encoding DUF5777 family beta-barrel protein — translation MHLPFTRLGRRVAATLLVGAAASTAALAQDDLLNQLEQTPQPAAPELVEATFKGLRLINGHTVQTPGQGTLAFLISHRFGALNSGAYNFFGLDQATLRLGFEYGVTDRLTVGIGRSSMEKAFDGFLKYKALRQSTGPRAMPVTVTLLATSALNTLRFTDNLERTLPRRLTYTYQAMIARKFSPDLSIQVMPTLVHRNLVARATEPNDVYALGVGGRQKLTKRTSLNLEYYYLVPSTKPYDLRNSLAVGFDIETGGHVFQLHVTNSQGMIEKQFITETRGNFFKGDLFFGFNMARNFTVRAKEGFRK, via the coding sequence ATGCATTTACCTTTTACTCGCCTAGGTCGTCGGGTAGCCGCGACGCTGCTGGTGGGGGCTGCTGCCTCCACCGCCGCCCTGGCCCAAGACGACCTCCTGAACCAACTGGAGCAAACGCCCCAGCCCGCCGCGCCCGAGCTGGTGGAGGCCACATTTAAAGGCTTGCGCCTGATAAACGGCCACACTGTGCAAACGCCCGGGCAGGGCACGCTGGCCTTCCTCATCAGCCACCGCTTTGGGGCTCTCAACAGCGGCGCTTACAACTTCTTCGGGCTCGACCAGGCCACGCTGCGCCTGGGCTTTGAGTACGGCGTGACGGACCGCTTGACGGTGGGCATCGGCCGCAGCTCGATGGAAAAGGCCTTCGACGGCTTTTTGAAGTACAAGGCCCTGCGCCAGAGCACCGGTCCGCGCGCCATGCCCGTAACCGTTACTCTGCTGGCCACCTCGGCCCTGAACACGCTGCGCTTTACCGACAACCTGGAGCGCACGCTGCCCCGCCGCCTCACCTACACCTACCAGGCGATGATTGCGCGCAAGTTCAGCCCCGATTTGTCGATTCAGGTGATGCCCACGCTGGTGCACCGCAACCTGGTGGCCCGGGCTACCGAGCCCAACGACGTGTACGCCCTAGGTGTGGGCGGCCGCCAGAAGCTGACCAAGCGCACCTCGCTGAACCTGGAGTACTACTACCTGGTGCCCAGCACCAAGCCCTACGATTTGCGCAACTCGCTGGCCGTGGGCTTCGACATCGAGACGGGCGGGCACGTGTTTCAGCTGCACGTTACCAACTCGCAAGGCATGATTGAGAAGCAGTTTATCACCGAAACGCGCGGCAACTTTTTCAAAGGCGACCTGTTTTTCGGCTTCAACATGGCCCGCAACTTTACGGTACGTGCCAAAGAAGGCTTCCGCAAATAA
- a CDS encoding CHRD domain-containing protein, protein MKRFSTMLLLAGLMATAACNDSNDDDNTPTTMQASATLNGSQEVPANNSAATGTMTGTYDKSTRTLTYTVTYQGFTPAAGHIHQAPPGQNGGVIVPFSSVATSPIRGTATLTEADAASLMAGNTYVNLHSSTYPNGEIRGNITLK, encoded by the coding sequence ATGAAGCGTTTCTCTACAATGCTCCTGCTGGCCGGCCTGATGGCTACCGCTGCCTGCAACGACTCCAACGACGACGACAACACCCCCACCACCATGCAGGCCTCGGCTACCCTAAACGGCAGCCAAGAGGTACCGGCCAACAACTCGGCCGCTACCGGCACCATGACGGGCACCTACGACAAGAGCACCCGTACGCTCACCTACACCGTTACGTACCAAGGCTTCACGCCGGCCGCCGGCCACATTCACCAAGCGCCTCCCGGCCAAAACGGGGGCGTAATCGTGCCTTTCTCGAGCGTAGCTACCTCGCCCATCAGAGGCACTGCTACCCTAACGGAGGCCGATGCGGCCAGCCTGATGGCCGGCAACACCTACGTAAACCTGCACTCGAGCACCTACCCCAACGGCGAAATCCGCGGCAACATCACGCTGAAGTAA